The following coding sequences lie in one Apium graveolens cultivar Ventura chromosome 3, ASM990537v1, whole genome shotgun sequence genomic window:
- the LOC141714717 gene encoding uncharacterized protein LOC141714717, producing MHICHLETIRQHDNESLSAYMRRFQEAINKVSNLDEREALRIFRRNLDPEHNERYIVELINKEPQSLAAAYSMAARFIKETDVLQAMRMTRNGGSRSKNTDDRPKWGYHQEKKFKQSNQSQERQTNPVFQRLGPKQESNSNPGPDPYPLPNIDQLIDATSGHVMLSFMDAFSRYNQIKKNLKDIPKTTFITHRAVYAYVRLPFGLTSAGSTYQRTMNKIFKSQIGRNLECYVDDMISKSTTIPGHVEDLKECFENLRKNQLKLNPEKCTFGVGAGAQAIGAALTRKENGTQQPVYYVSQVLKDAEIRYPRLEKFAFALVTTSRKLRHYFQGREIRVVTNQPLRKIIHKPDISGRLVNWAVELSQFNLSFIPRTAIKAQALADFIIECNFPEEDQEPMDMDQEPKKKISPGAWTLKVDGSSTSERSGAGLILRSPEGFKIQTAISFSFQATNNQAEYEALIAGLKLSRTLRVQNLKIYSDSQIVVKQTNGEYIAKDPTLAKYQALVQSYLASIPSHQVLQICREENEEADILSKLVRNSSDLDCSVYFEELHKPSIESREVLEIESTQNWMTPFVNYLDKGELPEDKGKAQRLKAKAAKMQYNSSRSARSASSSAMCPDKPSPTILSPVTYPLRCLGY from the exons ATGCACATATGTCACCTGGAGACGATCCGGCAGCACGACAATGAGTCCCTCTCTGCATACATGCGccggttccaggaagcaatcaataaagtttcAAATCTGGATGAGAGGGAAGCTTTAAGAATCTTTAGAAGAAACCTGGATCCAGAGCACAACGAAAGGTATATTGTGGAGCTGATCAATAAGGAGCCGCAAAGTCTGGCAGCAGCTTATTCCATGGCTGCCAGATTCATTAAGGAAACAGATGTGCTCCAGGCAATGAGAATGACCCGGAATGGAGGGTCTAGGAGTAAAAacactgatgaccgaccgaaatggggttaccatcaggagaagAAATTCAAGCAAAGCAACCAAAGCCAAGAAAGACAAACAAACCCGGTTTTCCAAAGACTTGGTCCTAAGCAGGAGTCGAACAGCAACCCAGGACCC gacccgTATCCTCTTCCAAACATTGATCAACTGATAGATGCCACCTCAGGACATgtaatgctaagtttcatggatgcctTCTCCAGATACAACCAGATAAAGAAGAACCTGAAGGACATCCCTAAGACAacattcataactcacagagcagtctaCGCTTATGTGAGGCTACCCTTCGGCCTTACCAGCGCaggatccacttaccaaagaaccatgaacaagatattcaagtcccagatTGGGAGAAATTTAGAGtgctatgtcgatgacatgatttccAAATCAACCACTATACCAGGGCACGTGGAAGATCTGAAGGAATGCTTTGAAAATCTAAGAAAGAACCAACTCAAGCTAAACCCGGAGAAATGCACCTTCGGAGTAGGAGCAG GAGCACAAGCCATAGGAGCTGCCCTAACCAGGAAAGAGAATGGAACACAGCAACCAGTCTACTATGTAAGCCAGGTCTTAAAAGATGCAGAAATAAGATACCCAAGATTGGAGAAGTTTGCCTTCGCTTTGGTTACAACCTCAAGGAAACTCAGGCACTACTTCCAAGGGAGGGAAATCAGAGTAGTGACAAATCAACCACTAAGAAAAATAATCCACAAGCCAGATATCTCGGGAAGACTTGTCAATTGGGCTGTGGAATTGAGCCAATTCAACCTAAGCTTCATTCCCAGGACTGCAATCAAAGCTCAAGCTcttgcagatttcataatcgaatgcaacttcccAGAAGAAGATCAAGAACCAATGGACATGGATCAGGAGCCAAAAAAGAAAATTAGTCCGGGAGCCTGGACCTTAAAggtagatggttcttcaacaagcgAGAGGTCAGGAGCCGGACTCATACTCAGAAGTCCAGAAGGATTCAAGATTCAGACAGCTATATCCTTCAGCTTCCAAGCAACAAACAATCAAGCAGAATATGAAGCGTTGATCGCAGGACTAAAACTCTCCCGGACTCTAAGGGTCCAGAACTTAAAAATCTATagcgactcccagatagtggtcaagcaaacaaacGGAGAATATATAGCAAAGGACCCTACTCTGGCGAAGTACCAAGCACTGGTTCAGAGCTACTTAGCCTCAATCCCAAGCCACCAAGTCCTTCAGATATGccgagaagaaaatgaagaagcggaTATCCTATCCAAATTAGTCCGGAATTCATCAGATCTGGACTGCTCAGTCTACTTCGAAGAACTCCACAAACCATCCATTGAATCCAGAGAGGTCTTGGAAATAGAAAGCACTCAAAATTGGATGACTCCCTTCGTAAACTACTTGGACAAAGGGGAGCTCCCAGAAGACAAAGGAAAAGCTCAAAGAttgaaagcaaaagcagccaa GATGCAATACAATTCGTCAAGAAGTGCAAGGAGTGCCAGCTCTTCAGCAATGTGCCCGGATAAGCCTAGTCCTACCATCCTCAGTCCTGTCACCTATCCCCTTCGCTGTTTGGGgtattga